Proteins from one Xiphophorus hellerii strain 12219 chromosome 8, Xiphophorus_hellerii-4.1, whole genome shotgun sequence genomic window:
- the hmgcs1 gene encoding LOW QUALITY PROTEIN: hydroxymethylglutaryl-CoA synthase, cytoplasmic (The sequence of the model RefSeq protein was modified relative to this genomic sequence to represent the inferred CDS: deleted 1 base in 1 codon), with amino-acid sequence MVREPWLDRSRVSAPCGRSVVLSSVNIKSALAEQQSNSRGTETFPFTTIDFTRRMPGSASNNCLGPWPKDVGIITMELYFPSQYVDQAELEEFDGVTAGKYTVGLGQARMGFCSDREDINSLCLTVVQRLMERNSLSYDCIGRLEVGTETIIDKSKSVKTVLMQLFEDSGNTDVEGIDTTNACYGGTAALFNAVNWVESSSWDGRYALVVAGDIAVYATGSARPTGGAGAVAMLIGPNAALTFERGLRGTHMQHAYDFYKPDMVSEYPVVDGKLSVECYLSALDRCYSVYRNKIHAQWQREGSDKHFSLDDFNFLVFHSPYCKLVQKSVARLMLNDFLKHPSPDTEAGPFAGFDAFRDVKPEETYFDRDVEKAFMKASAQLFETKTKASLLLSSQNGNMYTPSVYGCLASLIAQHTASQLAGQRVGLFSYGSGFAATLYSLRVTQDHTPGSALDKLVSSLSDLRVRLDSRRKMSPAAFSEIMKLREETHHLASYIPRSSVEDLFPGTWYLTRVDDKHRREYARRALDDELPAEPELVRTASASEHIPSPVKKMPRMPTAVAGPGATSSN; translated from the exons ATGGTGCGTGAGCCGTGGTTGGATAGG AGCCGGGTGTCAGCGCCGTGTGGACGCTCCGTGGTCCTGTCATCAGTAAATATAAAGTCAGCTCTGGCTGAGCAGCAAAGCAACAGCAGAGGAACTGAAACGTTTCCCTTCACGACAATTGACTTCACACGCAG GATGCCAGGATCAGCCTCCAATAACTGCTTAGGACCCTGGCCCAAAGATGTGGGAATCATCACCATGGAGCTGTACTTCCCATCCCAGTATGTAGACCAGGCTGAGCTGGAGGAGTTCGATGGCGTGACAGCTGGAAAGTACACAGTGGGACTGGGACAAGCTCGGATGGGTTTCTGCTCGGACCGCGAGGACATCAATTCTCTGTGCCTCACCGTGGTCCAGAGACTAATGGAGAGGAACAGCCTGTCCTACGACTGCATTGGCCGGCTGGAGGTTGGCACGGAGACCATCATCGACAAGTCAAAATCCGTCAAGACAGTCCTGATGCAGCTGTTTGAGGATTCTGGCAATACAGATGTGGAGGGGATTGACACCACAAACGCTTGTTACGGTGGAACAGCTGCACTCTTCAATGCTGTTAACTGGGTGGAGTCCAGCTCATGGGATG gaCGCTATGCTTTGGTTGTTGCCGGGGACATCGCTGTTTACGCCACAGGAAGTGCTCGGCCTACAGGGGGCGCTGGTGCAGTGGCCATGCTCATTGGGCCTAATGCTGCTTTGACCTTTGAAAGAG GTCTGCGGGGAACCCACATGCAGCACGCATATGACTTCTACAAGCCTGACATGGTGTCAGAGTACCCTGTAGTGGACGGCAAGCTGTCAGTTGAATGCTACCTGAGTGCCTTGGACCGCTGCTACTCTGTGTACCGCAATAAGATCCACGCACAGTGGCAAAGAG AGGGTTCCGACAAGCACTTCAGCCTGGACGACTTTAACTTTTTAGTCTTCCACTCTCCGTACTGCAAGCTTGTCCAGAAGTCTGTGGCTCGACTGATGTTGAATGACTTTCTGAAGCACCCCAGCCCCGACACAGAGGCGGGACCTTTCGCTGGATTCGATGCCTTCAG AGACGTGAAGCCAGAGGAGACGTACTTTGACAGGGACGTGGAGAAGGCCTTCATGAAGGCCAGCGCTCAGCTGTTTGAGACCAAGACCAAGGCGTCACTGCTGCTGTCCAGTCAGAATGGAAACATGTACACACCCTCTGTGTATGGCTGCCTGGCTTCACTAATAGCACA ACACACAGCATCTCAGCTGGCAGGGCAGAGGGTGGGCTTGTTCTCCTATGGGTCAGGGTTTGCTGCAACCTTGTATTCTCTCAGGGTCACTCAGGACCATACGCCTG GGTCTGCACTGGACAAGCTTGTCTCCAGCTTGAGCGACCTGAGGGTCAGACTGGACTCCAGGAGAAAAATGTCACCTGCAGCTTTTTCTGAAATCATGAAGCTCAGAGAGGAGACTCACCACCTGG CTAGCTACATCCCTCGAAGCTCGGTGGAGGATCTGTTCCCGGGGACGTGGTACCTGACCCGAGTGGATGACAAACACCGCAGGGAGTACGCCCGCAGAGCCCTGGATGATGAGCTGCCGGCAGAGCCAGAGCTGGTTCGCACTGCTTCAGCCTCTGAG CACATCCCCAGTCCAGTCAAGAAAATGCCTCGCATGCCTACAGCTGTGGCTGGCCCAGGGGCCACCAGCAGCAACTGA